A portion of the Tiliqua scincoides isolate rTilSci1 chromosome 3, rTilSci1.hap2, whole genome shotgun sequence genome contains these proteins:
- the ECD gene encoding protein ecdysoneless homolog produces the protein MERELNLSTVEDAVQYQLFLLTQKPEDPEHHQEILQQYIERILAHFAPVLVSYIWQNQPFNLKYKPAKGDIPAHIGGITKFGDNIEDEWFIVYLIKEITKEFPELAARVDDNDGEFLLIEAADFLPKWLNPENSVSRVFFHSGELCIIPLLRTPEVEKLLPATNLTISQALKLLSTHAREFVATNSVRAAVNKRISEYPEKISAFLHRAHCYIPAGIAIVLKQNPALVSAAVQAFYLRDPIDLKACRVFKTFPPETRIMTSVTFTKCLYAQLVQQTFVPDRRSGYSLPLRSHPQYKAYELGMKLAHGFEILCSKCTSQCDDSKKHILDLPLWDNFLSSLKKNNYFKGELEGSVQYLDRLHVAENYFQQTVINSQSSVSRSPGEEILTILKTSPLNLEDFGKEANSLPPEDDDSWLELSPDALDEILKEASGTNKSASTLNEEEQNYNLAEVTESMKAFISKVSTYEGAEMPWSSSEAHVTFDVDSFTNALDKMLGANSEELDSDDLDEEEEFEFLDSDEEFDSKSESRADTTSQNEMVGSIKSYMNEMDNELASTNIGRSFTNPQVVGSDKVCCSEDTGSDLEGDFDAGATGLTPVDIDLNLVTNLLESYHAQAGLAGPTSTILESMGVNLPENTDNKAQS, from the exons ATGGAGAGGGAGTTGAACCTTTCAACTGTCGAAGATGCAGTGCAGTATCAGCTGTTCTTGTTAACTCAGAAACCAGAAGACCCTGAACATCACCAAGAAATTCTTCAACAATATATTGAAAGAATATTAGCACACTTCGCACCTGTATTGGTTTCCTACATCTGGCAAAACCAGCCTTTTAATCTCAAGTATAAACCTGCTAAAG GAGATATCCCTGCTCATATTGGTGGCATCACAAAATTTGGGGATAATATTGAAGATGAATGGTTTATTGTATACCTCATAAAGGAAATAACAAAAGAATTTCCAGAATTAGCAGCCAG AGTGGATGATAACGATGGTGAATTCCTGCTAATAGAAGCAGCTGATTTCCTTCCCAAGTGGTTGAATCCTGAAAACAGTGTCAGTCGG GTATTCTTTCATAGTGGAGAATTATGCATAATTCCTTTGCTGAGGACTCCTGAAGTGGAAAAATTGCTACCTGCTACCAATCTTACAATTTCGCAGGCACTGAAGTTGCTGTCAACTCATGCTAGGGAATTTGTGGCTACAAACTCTGTTAGAGCAGCCGTGAATAAGCGTATCAGTGA GTATCCTGAGAAAATCAGCGCTTTTCTTCACCGAGCTCACTGCTACATTCCAGCAGGCATTGCAATAGTACTGAAGCAGAATCCTGCATTAGTGTCTGCAGCAGTTCAAGCTTTTTACCTGCGAGACCCCATTGACTTAAAAGCATGTCGTGTTTTCAAAACATTTCCTCCAGAGACACGCATAATGACTTCA GTCACTTTTACTAAGTGTCTATATGCACAGTTGGTTCAACAAACTTTTGTACCAGACAGAAGGAGTGGGTACTCTTTACCTCTTCGTTCACATCCTCAGTACAAAGCATACGAGCTGGGCATGAAGTTG GCTCATGGTTTTGAAATTCTGTGCTCCAAGTGTACTTCACAATGTGATGATTCCAAGAAACATATATTGGATCTTCCATTGTGGGATAACTTTCTCAGCAGCCTCAAGAAAAACAATTATTTTAAG GGTGAGTTGGAAGGTTCTGTTCAGTATCTGGACCGGTTGCATGTGGCAGAAAATTATTTCCAGCAGACTGTAATCAATTCACAAAG TTCAGTTTCCAGGAGCCCAGGTGAAGAAATTCTGACCATATTAAAAACAAGTCCACTAAATTTGGAGGATTTTGGAAAAGAAGCCAATAGTCTTCCTCCAGAGGATG ATGATAGTTGGCTGGAGCTATCTCCAGATGCTCTGGATGAGATCCTTAAGGAGGCATCGGGAACAAACAAGTCTGCTTCTACCTTAAATGAGGAGGAACAGAATTATAACTTGGCAGAGGTTACTGAAAGCATGAAGGCCTTTATATCCAAAGTCTCAACATATGAAGGAGCAGAAATGCCATG GTCCTCATCTGAGGCCCATGTCACTTTTGATGTTGACTCATTCACAAATGCCTTGGACAAAATGTTAG GAGCAAATTCAGAAGAGCTGGACTCTGATGATTTGGATGAAGAAGAGGAGTTTGAATTCCTGGACAGTGATGAAGAGTTTGATTCAAAATCGGAAAGTAGAGCGGACACAACCTCTCAGAACGAAATGGTTGGAAGCATCAAATCATACATGAATGAAATGGACAATGAATTGGCATCCACCAATATTGGGAGAAGTTTCACTAATCCACAAGTG GTTGGGTCTGATAAAGTATGTTGTTCCGAAGACACTGGCAGTGATTTGGAAGGTGACTTTGATGCAGGAGCCACTGGCTTGACACCTGTGGATATAGATCTGAACCTAGTGACTAACTTGCTGGAATCATATCATGCTCAAGCAGGACTAGCAGGGCCCACCTCTACCATTCTTGAGAGCATGGGAGTAAACTTGCCTGAAAACACAGACAACAAAGCTCAGTCATAG